A genomic window from Candidatus Nitrospira nitrificans includes:
- the recO gene encoding DNA repair protein RecO, with the protein MPLIKTTAIILRSRKWGDADRIVTVYSKDLGKIRGVARGARRQKSRFGAAIEPFSVCRLNLFEKTGDSLFRISQVDLVRSSQVLREDLRLMASAARMVNVVAAITPDGDPDPLLFDSLERGLALLHESDDPTFTALLFQIRLLGLTGFRPQTDHCAACGKTHFVGEPQFSPIAGGLVCLTCAARQRVRCVAFSRGSLLFLQQAIRLAPTVLTRLRAAGQVRNEVEEAIEGYVTVVAGKRLPPVDFLSSVSPG; encoded by the coding sequence GTGCCTCTGATAAAAACGACGGCGATCATTTTGCGGAGTCGCAAGTGGGGTGATGCCGATCGAATCGTCACCGTCTATTCCAAGGATCTGGGTAAAATCAGAGGGGTGGCTCGCGGCGCCCGCCGCCAGAAAAGCCGATTCGGAGCCGCGATCGAACCATTTAGCGTGTGTCGTCTGAATCTGTTTGAGAAAACCGGGGACTCTCTGTTTCGGATTTCACAGGTAGATTTAGTACGGTCTTCTCAGGTGTTGCGGGAAGATCTTCGCTTGATGGCCTCGGCGGCGCGAATGGTCAATGTCGTCGCCGCGATCACTCCGGATGGAGATCCGGACCCGCTTTTGTTTGACAGCCTGGAGCGGGGCCTGGCCTTGCTCCACGAAAGTGACGACCCGACCTTTACGGCGCTCCTGTTTCAGATCAGATTGCTGGGATTGACGGGGTTTCGCCCGCAGACCGATCATTGCGCCGCTTGTGGGAAGACGCATTTCGTCGGGGAGCCTCAATTTTCTCCGATCGCCGGAGGCCTCGTGTGTCTGACCTGTGCCGCCCGTCAACGAGTTCGATGCGTCGCATTTTCACGAGGCAGCCTGTTGTTTCTTCAACAAGCCATTCGGCTGGCGCCTACGGTGCTTACGCGGTTGCGAGCGGCGGGACAAGTGCGGAATGAGGTGGAGGAAGCGATTGAAGGGTATGTCACGGTTGTTGCCGGGAAACGGCTACCACCGGTTGACTTCCTATCGTCCGTATCGCCAGGATGA